In the Zingiber officinale cultivar Zhangliang chromosome 5A, Zo_v1.1, whole genome shotgun sequence genome, TAACTATTAGGGATTTACATGGTCTTTAAGAAATCTAGATGACGTTAGCCAAAACCGAGCTTGCATGAGGACgcataaggaaaaggaaaacatgtGCCAAATGTTGCTACTCATTGTCCCGATCGACGCAAAAGAACGGGTCACAGGGCTAAACCTGGCAATGGCAAATGAAGTTGAGCGGCGTTGGCTTGTGGGTCGATCAAGTGTTTACAGACTGAGCACAGCCTGATCGGACACTGTAGCATTTGGGCCGAACATGCCTCAGAGTCGTTGAAGACACATCTTGTCCAGTTAGtaggacttgcagcctccttcgactagacttgaatgggaggcttgtgatgcggcgatAGGGAGGAGCCTACCTGGCACGAGTCAATTGCCACAGTGTACGTCAAAGTCAAGGCTTAAGCAAGGCTCGGTCGCACCTGAGCGAAAAATGGTTTATCGGTCGATCGGAGGGATCATTGTTCGATCGACCATTTGATTAAACCAGTGTGGTCAACCCGGTCGACAAGAGAGCAAGCTGAGTGGGCCAGGAGCCCAAGCCGAGTTGACCACCCGTCCAGCTTGAGGTATGGCGTTAGCATTGTACACATAATGAactgataaaataataaataaaaggggaaaagacaGATAATTAATAAGGtaaagagaaaacaaaaaagaACACTCTATCTATCATTCAATAAgaagaagccaagacaaagatGTCTTTTGTTGGTAATTAATAGCATTAAACAGGGGAAGAGGGATggtcactaagaaaggtataaaagagtgTCAAGTATGAAGAAAGGCAAGATGAATCTCTGTCTCTAGTACTTtcactctctcttcttcttctatttttgatttgagcgtcggaggactaaAGCACCctgatttggttttattttgcaGAGAGGAGCGAGGTCTTCATCCAGTCAGCGAAACTACCATATCTCCCGCTTTCTAGCTTCACGCCTTTGGACATGATCAATCCGGAAGGCTTTTATaacatttaaaattatgaaaaaaaagttATATTCCTTGTTCATAGCCGCTAAAACTGTCCCAAGTATAATGAAAGAAAACAAATTATGAAAATCATTCGGCTAGTCAAATAGTCTCCTAAGTAAAAGAACCTAACAACGACCTCCTAAGTGAAAGAACCTAATAGGACAAATCCCGctatttaaatccaaaatctaTTATGATAATTTCACACTCAAATACTAACTCGGTTACAACCGTGGAAACTTTTATAACATCTAAAATATTgtatttaaatccaaaatctaTTATGACAATTTCACACTCAAATACTAACTCGGTTACGGCCGTGGAAACTTTTATAACATCTAAAATATTGTAAAAGATGATTCACTTATTTTCAATAGTCCTACCAATCTATCTCTATGTcaatacaaaataaataaattatgaatGACTATTAATTATTAATAGAACTGATAAAATTACATTGAAGGTACTTTTATAGCATCTAAAATTATGGTATAACAAGTTAATAGTCTCTCAAAATTGAGATTCTTTATCGGGAAGCAGACGGGTCCGATCAGACGGCTAGCGTCACAAGTACCATCGTTACTGGGGAATCCGTCCCGTTGCTTATACCATAGCCCGGGGCAATaaaaagtagttttttttttataaaaattaaaataaaacttagaTAATAGGTGGGTTTGATTTTCTAAAGAGCGAAGGGGAAAACGAATATCGTTGAGGGTTACGGCGATCGTAGAAACGGGGCGGTGTCAGTGGGTTGGCAGTGGTCGGGCGGCTACAGCAGCGGTGGCGGGGTTGGTGGAGGATGGCGGCCGAGAGGAGATCGAAGCGGCGGTGGCGGTCACGCAAAGGGGGGAGATGGAGTCGGTGGGGACGCCGGTGGTGGTGGCTCAGGATAGGAAGGGAATGGCCGGTGGAGGGCGGTGCCAGCTTTGGAAAATGGCGGTGGGGCGACGTGGTGGCCTTGGGTAGGGCAGGGAAGGTGGCGCATGCCTTATCCGTCCGTTCGCGGAGGGCGGCTGTTCGCTGGGGGCTAGGCGACGTCCGCTGCCGCCTCGCGAGAAAAAAACAAacctttagaaaaaaaaaaaaaaaaaaatcaaatgagcACCTAATGTTGAGTTCGGATTTCTGTCCCCGTGTCTCACTGTCGATCGGACGGgttagattacatctcaaggatgttTTACATATCACGAAAATattgcacacatcttaaagatgttaTGATACATTGAAATGTAATCTGATCCGTTCGATCGACAGTGAGATACGGAGACAGAGAAAAATGGGGACAGAAGATCTGAACTACATAATATTACAGACATACCCTCTTTAAAACGACTTCTTCGACATTTTGCAGGATCAAATTCAATATCTCAAACATTTCAAAGCTATCTACAAAAGTAGGTAGTAAAATTGGGAAGCAACCTAAAAATCCCAATTTTTATATGCAATGGcagatctgatccttggaaacctgGAGGCAAATGTGATGAACAAGCCACTTCTATCCCCAGTTGGTGTTTGTTTGCACAAGCATGCCTTTCAATAACATGGGAAGAAGTTTGTTGGATCTGAAAAAGAAGAGTGAAACCTTGCCTAGTATTTGTACAGGAACAACATCTAAATTTCCACAGATAACATGTGAGACTTGAGGGAGGAGATCACAACTTTATTACTTTTGAACTTCCAACCCTAACTAACCACCACTACCACCAGCAGCAGCTCCCTTGAAGATGAGAAAGTTGAGAGTTTCCAGGCAGAAGTAGATGAAGGTGCCCCTTGTGTGGGTGAAGAAACAACCAAAGTTGGAACCCACCACGCACTGCCATCCAGGTCCATAACTTAGATCAAACTCCTGGCAGATCAACCATCACAAATCCAGAAGAGTTGGAAAAGAAAAAGGTCAACAACCGATCTAAGTTCACCAGAGAGTGAAAGAGAGAGAGAACCTTCTTGATGTGAGCAGCTATGCTCTTGCAGTCAAGAACATCAAAGAGGTCAAGAGCTACAGAGGCACAAGACATGGCTTGCAGCTGCATCTTCAGTGGCATGTCTGTGTCCTGGATCATTGCCTTTCCTTCCAACATTCTGCCTTTTTTTTCTCGTTTTTCTTTCTAAAAATGAGTGATCCGGAGGAGAAGGCTAATAAGCGGCACATGGATGGAGGTGGCTGGGGATttcgtttttttttccttccttttcTGAGATGTCCTCTTTCTCTTTCCTACGTACACTTTACAGGAACCCAGCACCAATGCATCCACCCTATTCAATTCCAGATAAAGAGTGGCATTCATTCCCAAAATCAAAGTTCAAGAGCTCTGAGGTGCCACGAGCAGTCCTCGCCACATGGCACTAACTGTAAAGATAAGACGCCGTTGAATGCTGCTCTTCCTCTGCAAGATAATATTGTTAATTTCTACAATTAGGGTTTAGCATtctatcaaattaattaatttttttaaacaaatggaATAGACAAAAGTTTAACGATAAAATCGAGCAAATCTAATCgtataaaatcaattaatttaataatcaattgaattattATCAATAATTGAATAGTATGTGGACAGTCAATTATACTGAttgtttgttaaatttattatattggatttgtagatcgattttttaaaaaaataaaattttaaattaattaatcgattcaatcaattatgtcaatttaattataattttgttcACCCAAACCTACAACAGCCAAACTTTACTGCATGAGAATTTGGAGAAAGCGAGGATCCATGTGAACCGCAGTAATGACATTAATTATTTGAGAAAAGAAATATTCGATCATGTTGTTTCGCAGATAGACCAGACGTGACGAGAATGTTTGGAGTATGCACTTTGGTAACAATGTAATGAGCAATGACAGCTTCATTTAGACTGGCGAATAAGATATTGCATACCCAATCTTAACTGAAGGCTGCCAACTAAGCAATATTCAGTCCAGATGGAGAGAGTACAAGAGTGGGGAGGGTAATAGGAATCAGATTTGGTTAATCCCAAAATTCATCTCGTCAAAAAAAAACCTGAATTCGGACCCACCCATCTAATTTTTCAACCCATCCAAGCAAGGCTCCGTTCAAAATCCAACGGATCCATAATGGATTGGATCTGTCAAccgttaaatttaaaaaatatatataattcaataataaattattactattatatattatataatataaatataaattattattattattattattattattattattattattatatacggGGCAAGTTTGGGATACTTTTATTGAAATCTATAACTTATCTCGTAATTCATTTGACCAAATTTAAATCCGTTTTGAACAGAACAAATTTAATACAGGGTCAGATTTAAATCAATCCCATTGTCATCTCTATATAAGAGAATTCATATTAAATTTTCTatccaaaatttaaagtttaaaataaaaaaaattagtttattgAATTTACATATTCAATTTTAACTATATAGTATATTAACTTCCCTATAATTTATcctatctttatttattattattattttttctttcttttctataTAATATCTATTTTTATGATCTAATTTAggttctttatttttttcttttctaaattaaatgatattttaatatttatagaaTAAATTTTATTCCCTCGAAGTACTAAAATTTAAATCTGAAGAATagataaatggatataatttttttttcatatataatataaaatttaagataaattttatgtttaaaaaaattaatatggaTGCTAATGAATATTCAATGCTTAGGGATAACAAGCGGCGTGGATGAACTTGTTTCCACCAGATCTCATGGTGGAGCAAATTGCTAGCCTCATGCAGCTATTTGGATGACAAATTATAGTGCAGTGGATTCATGGATTCACTCACAAGATATATGAAAGAGCAATTCCATTTCCCCTCATTTTCTAAAACCACAAAAGGAGATGCATGAACCTTAGAATCAAAAGTGCCCTAATTATCTTCATCTAATCGTGGATGCCGGATCAATTCAATAAaaccttttaaattttaaaggtcATAATTTTTACTAGAAAATCACAATCAAGTCATATCTGTCCTCATGAgtgtcaaatttaaaaatatatatttgttatCGAGAACATGTAATTACTAAATTTAAAGTCcaaaaaaaatcatttagaaTCTTTTCAAAGGGTCTAAatatctttttatatttttaataatttctgTTTCGATAATATTTTAGATATTTATGGATTAAGATTTATCTATATAAGCATTATATTCAACTGTTTGAGGGATGATCCTCTATTCTTAATGAAGTTTCCTTTTTTGGTAAAACTTACGATGGGGTTCTCTTTGATTTTCTGATGATTTCTGTTCTTATCTTCTCATCAAATTTCCCTTTTCGTCAGTTCGTAGAATAATTGTTATCTTGATCAGCGTCAGTTGGTATCAAAGTATGTCAGATCCAATAAAAGGTCATCATGATCGCAATAACAGTTAGATTTCAATTAAATAAGCCGAGCATCATGGTTATAACGTTCATGACATAATGACAATTAAGGATATAAAGAGGTAAGTTACAAATTTAACCTACCGTCTAGCGAGGCGAGATTTCGAAGATCGTGAGAACTCATATCGTGGATCTGAGTCTATCTTCGAGAATTCATATCACCAGTAGACTACAACACGCTAATAATGTTGTGGTCGAGAGGAGCCTTATAGAGACCTCAATTTTCGGGTTGATCTGTCCAAATTTCTTGGTATGTTTCAAGCATAGGGCTTCGTTGATTGGATCAATAAAGTGAAATGGATCTTGATCATGGTCTCTTGGcgaccgactagagggggtgaatagtttgCACAGTAAAAACAAATCCTTTTCGACTTTATAGCTATATTAACATAAACACCtatacaaaagaaaactaatcaaaAAAGGAAGAGGCTCAGAAAATTTATTTacttacaaccggggaggttgttaatccaaggaagataaaaaACTCACTAAACAATTTTCTTTAgggggagaagcctcttacaacaattgaagcactcaattacagaacaagACTAAAGaataatcaattacaagtgttgttctgaactTCTGGGACCAGGAATGTATTTATAGCTCTAgctggggcacctggaaggggccTAGGCACTTGGAagaggataaacttttatctctGTCGTAATGGGACGCGCAATGTCACGTTTGGATGAAATTCTtggttcgagcgcccggaagggttccgggcgctcagacCGTGCAGATAAGGCTCCCCTTGGGCAAGGCGCCCAGGGGCACCCAGTTGATCCGAGCGTCTGGAACCAAAAGTCAACCTCAGTTTACTTTTTGATTCAGGTCTTCAGCTCTAGTTCCACTCTAGTTCTGCTCtcattggtccgggtcttctgctctggttccactcacttgggtgatttcggccatccggaatagggctcattcgaacccaacttccgagcTTCTCGAGTAAACTTTCGCTCTGACTTctcgtgt is a window encoding:
- the LOC121981907 gene encoding uncharacterized protein LOC121981907 — encoded protein: MFEILNLILQNVEEVVLKRVCFFLARRQRTSPSPQRTAALRERTDKACATFPALPKATTSPHRHFPKLAPPSTGHSLPILSHHHRRPHRLHLPPLRDRHRRFDLLSAAILHQPRHRCCSRPTTANPLTPPRFYDRRNPQRYSFSPSLFRKSNPPII
- the LOC121981908 gene encoding dynein light chain LC6, flagellar outer arm-like, which translates into the protein MLEGKAMIQDTDMPLKMQLQAMSCASVALDLFDVLDCKSIAAHIKKEFDLSYGPGWQCVVGSNFGCFFTHTRGTFIYFCLETLNFLIFKGAAAGGSGG